From a single Photobacterium gaetbulicola Gung47 genomic region:
- a CDS encoding putative carboxynorspermidine dehydrogenase (COG1748), protein MAILQIGAGGVGWVVAHKAAQNNDVLGDITIASRTVGKCEKIIESIKKKNNLKDPSKKLEARAVNADDVDALVALIKEVQPDLVINAGPPWVNMAIMEACYQAKVSYLDTSVAVDLCSEGQQVPEAYDWQWGYREKFEQAGITGILGAGFDPGVVSVFAAYAVKHLFDEIDTIDVMDVNAGDHGKKFATNFDPETNMLEIQGDSFYWENEEWKQVPCHSRMLEFDFPLVGTHKVYSMAHDEVRSMKEFIPAKRIEFWMGFGDKYLNYFNCMRDIGLLSPDPLTLHDGTVVQPLHVLKALLPDPTSLAPGYTGKTCIGTWVQGKKDGKERSVFIYNNADHEVAYEDVEHQAISYTTGVPAITAALQYFRGKWADKGVFNMEQLDPDPFLETMPEIGLDWHVQELEVGQPDIKILK, encoded by the coding sequence ATGGCAATTCTACAGATTGGTGCTGGTGGTGTTGGCTGGGTAGTTGCACATAAAGCGGCTCAGAATAACGATGTTCTAGGTGATATTACAATCGCCTCTCGCACGGTTGGTAAGTGTGAGAAAATCATTGAGTCGATCAAGAAAAAGAACAACTTGAAAGACCCATCCAAGAAGCTAGAAGCACGTGCTGTGAATGCAGATGACGTTGACGCGCTAGTAGCACTAATCAAAGAAGTTCAGCCTGATCTTGTGATCAATGCTGGTCCTCCATGGGTAAACATGGCCATCATGGAAGCATGTTACCAGGCAAAAGTTTCTTACCTAGACACATCTGTAGCGGTAGATCTATGTTCTGAAGGCCAGCAAGTACCAGAAGCGTACGATTGGCAGTGGGGTTACCGCGAGAAGTTCGAACAAGCGGGCATCACCGGTATCCTAGGTGCTGGTTTCGATCCAGGCGTAGTGTCTGTATTTGCAGCGTACGCGGTTAAGCACCTGTTCGACGAAATTGACACCATTGACGTAATGGACGTTAATGCGGGCGATCACGGCAAGAAGTTTGCCACCAACTTCGACCCAGAAACTAACATGCTGGAAATCCAGGGTGACTCTTTCTACTGGGAAAACGAAGAGTGGAAACAAGTACCTTGTCACTCACGTATGCTTGAGTTTGACTTCCCACTCGTGGGCACTCACAAAGTTTACTCAATGGCGCATGATGAAGTTCGCTCGATGAAAGAATTCATCCCAGCTAAGCGCATCGAATTCTGGATGGGCTTCGGTGACAAGTACCTGAACTACTTCAACTGCATGCGCGATATCGGCCTACTGAGCCCGGATCCGCTAACACTGCACGACGGTACTGTGGTTCAGCCTCTTCACGTACTCAAAGCACTACTGCCAGACCCAACCTCTCTAGCGCCGGGCTACACAGGTAAAACCTGTATCGGTACTTGGGTGCAGGGTAAGAAAGACGGTAAAGAACGTTCTGTCTTTATCTACAACAATGCTGATCACGAAGTGGCCTACGAAGATGTTGAGCACCAAGCGATCTCTTACACCACCGGTGTACCGGCGATCACTGCAGCACTTCAGTACTTCCGTGGCAAGTGGGCAGACAAAGGCGTGTTCAACATGGAGCAGCTAGACCCAGATCCGTTCCTAGAAACCATGCCAGAAATCGGTCTAGATTGGCATGTTCAGGAGCTAGAGGTCGGTCAGCCTGACATCAAAATCCTGAAATAA
- a CDS encoding carboxynorspermidine decarboxylase (COG0019), whose amino-acid sequence MTFNKEELKTPYFMINEDKLIANLEKAKLLKELSGVKLVLALKCFSTWGVFDIIKPYLDGSTSSGPFEVKLGYETFGGETHAYSVGYSEDDVREVADICDKMIFNSQSQLAAYRHIVEGKASLGLRLNPGVSYAGQDLANPARQFSRLGVQADHIKPEVFDDIDGVMFHMNCENKDVDAFIGLLDSISEQFGEYLNKLDWVSMGGGVFFTWPGYDIEKLGLALKAFSEKHGVQMYLEPGEAIITKTTDLVVTVVDIVENVKKTAIVDSATEAHRLDTLIYDEPASVFEASDNGEHEYVIGSCSCLAGDQFCVANFDQPLETGQKLHIMDSAGYTMVKLNWFNGLKMPSIYCERSNGDIQMLNEFGYDDFKRSLSQWSVS is encoded by the coding sequence ATGACATTTAATAAAGAAGAATTGAAAACACCTTACTTCATGATCAATGAAGATAAGCTGATTGCCAACTTGGAAAAAGCCAAGCTGCTCAAAGAGCTTTCAGGTGTAAAACTGGTATTGGCCCTGAAGTGCTTCTCGACTTGGGGCGTGTTCGACATCATCAAGCCATACCTTGACGGTTCAACCAGTAGCGGCCCGTTTGAAGTGAAATTGGGCTACGAAACCTTCGGTGGTGAAACCCATGCATACAGCGTTGGTTACAGCGAAGATGACGTACGTGAAGTGGCAGACATCTGCGACAAGATGATCTTTAACTCACAAAGCCAGCTAGCCGCTTACCGCCACATCGTCGAAGGCAAAGCGTCATTGGGCCTTCGCCTGAACCCAGGTGTGAGCTACGCAGGCCAAGATCTGGCAAACCCAGCTCGTCAATTCTCCCGATTAGGCGTACAGGCTGATCACATCAAACCAGAAGTCTTTGACGATATTGATGGTGTGATGTTCCACATGAACTGTGAGAACAAAGACGTAGATGCGTTTATTGGCCTTTTGGACTCAATCTCAGAGCAGTTTGGCGAATACCTTAATAAGCTTGATTGGGTAAGCATGGGCGGCGGCGTATTCTTTACCTGGCCGGGCTATGATATCGAGAAGCTAGGACTTGCGCTAAAAGCATTCTCTGAGAAACACGGTGTGCAAATGTACCTTGAGCCGGGTGAAGCGATCATCACTAAAACTACCGACCTTGTGGTGACAGTGGTAGACATCGTCGAAAACGTGAAGAAGACCGCTATCGTTGATTCGGCCACCGAAGCCCACCGTTTGGATACCCTTATCTACGACGAGCCAGCCTCGGTGTTTGAAGCGTCTGACAACGGCGAGCACGAATACGTGATCGGTTCTTGTTCATGCCTGGCCGGCGATCAGTTCTGTGTCGCTAACTTTGACCAGCCGCTAGAGACTGGCCAGAAGCTTCACATCATGGATAGCGCGGGCTACACCATGGTGAAATTGAACTGGTTCAATGGTCTGAAGATGCCGTCTATCTACTGCGAGCGCAGCAACGGCGATATCCAAATGCTAAACGAGTTTGGCTACGACGACTTCAAGCGTTCGTTGTCGCAGTGGTCGGTATCGTGA